Within the Opitutaceae bacterium TAV5 genome, the region TTTCCTCCGCGAACGCCTCACCTGGACCCACTGGACCGGCGGCGCCCTGATCCTCGCCGGCGTCCTCGTCATCGCCAGCAAGACCAACTGAGCGGATATCACCTGCCAATAATCGGGAATCGGGACTTTTTTTCTTTATTTGAGAATGAGTCTCCAATTCAAGTGATTCGTTATGCACTCCCTCATACGAACCAGGATTCCCGTCATGATTACCAAACACACCCGCAACCCGATTTTCCTTCTGGCGTGCCTGCTCGGCGCACCGGTTTTGCCCGTAGCGGCGGCGACCGCCGGCGACTCCGACGGCACACCGTCCGCCACAGCCCCCGCTGACGGCGATCCTGCCTCCTCGTCATCCCCGGTTCCGGCCGGCTCCGCCAACCAGGCCACCGTTCTCCCCGGTATCGAGGTCACCGGTGACCGTCCGCAGGACAACGCCCTTGCCAGCGTTTCCGGTTTCGTTGCCGGGCGCACGGCCACCGCCACCAAGACCAACACTTCCCTGGTCGAGATTCCCCAGTCGCTCACCATCGTCACCCGTGACGAAATGGACAAACGCGGTGTCCAGCGCCTCACCGAAGCGGTCAGCTACGTGGCCGGCGTGCAGTCCGAATTCCAGGGAATCGACAGCCGCAACGACACCCTCACCATCCGCGGCTTCAAGGCCAGCGACAGCGGTGGCAGCAACAACGTCTATCTCGATGGCCTGCGCACCCTCAACGGCGGCCAGTGGACCCGGGCCCAGTTCGACACCTTCGGCCTCGAGCGCATCGAGGTCCTCAAAGGCCCCTCGGCCGTCCTCTTTGGCCAGGTCTCCCCCGGCGGTCTCGTCAACTCCGTCAGCAAACGTCCCTCCGTGGAATCACACACCGAAATCGGTGTCCAGGCCAGCAGCCACAACACCGTGCAGGGCACCCTCGACATCGGCGGGGCCTCTCCCGCCAGCGACAAGGTCCAGTTCCGCCTCGTCGGCCTCGTCCGCGACGGCGACGCCGAGGTGGATCACACGGAACTCCGGCGCACCTTCTTCGCGCCGAGCCTTTCGTGGAACCCCACCGAAAAGACCAGCATCACCTTCCTCGCCCAGTACCAGGACGACTCCGGCGGCTCCACCTACCAGTTCCTCCCCGCCAACGGCACCCTCCATTCCGTCAACGGCCGCAAGATCAGCCCCTCCACCTTCCTCGGCGAACCCGACTGGAACAACTACGACCGCACCCAGTATTCCCTCGGCTACGCCCTCGAGCAGATCCTCAACGACACCTTCACCTTCCGGCAAAACTTCCGCTACACCCACGTCGAGACCGACTACAAGGCCGTTGTCGGCGGGGTCGGCGCCGTCAACACGACCACCGGCATGTGGCCCCGCCGCTTCATGTGGGGCACCGGGGAATCCGACGGTTTCGCCGTCGACACCCATCTCCAGGCCAACTTCGACACCGGCCCCCTCGCCCACGCCGTGCTCGCCGGTATCGACTATTTCCATACCGACTGGAACGACGTCAACCGCGAGAACCGCCTGCAAACCGGCCCCGGCGCCGTGCCCCCGATCAATATCTTCGATCCCGTCTACTCCGGCGTCGGCAACGCCACCAACCCTCTCTACCTGCTGCCCCGCAGCAGCAGCGACGTCACCGAATGGCAAACCGGCGTCTACCTCCAGGACCAGGCATCCTGGAAAAACCTGCGCGCCACCCTCGGAGCCCGCTACGACTGGACCGACAACAAGACCCTCAATCGCCTGAGCGGCGTCACCAGCGAGATGGACCCCGGCAAGTTCACCTGGCGCGCCGGCCTCACCTGGCTTTTCGACAACGGTCTCGCCCCCTACGCCAGCTACTCGACCTCCTTCGAACCCGTCAGCGGCAGCACCGCCCCCGCCCGCGGCAGCAACCCGTTCGACCCGACCGAAGGCGAGCAGTATGAAGTCGGCCTCAAGTACAAACCCGCCGGCCTCAACGCGCTCTTCACGGCCTCCGTCTACCAGCTCACCCAGACCAACGTCAGCACACCCGACCCCCTCTACGCCGGCTACCAGGTGCAGACCGGAGAAGTCCGCATCCGCGGTGTCGAACTCGAAGGCCGCGTTTCCTTCTTCAAGGGCTTCGACGCCATCGCCACCTGGACCTGGATGGATTCCGAGATCACCAAGGACACCAACAACAAAGGCAACGAAATGACCGCCGTCCCCGACACCATGGCTTCCCTCTGGCTCGACTACACCCTGCCCGAGAGCTTCCTCGAAGGCTTCAATGTCGGCGCCGGCGTGCGCTATGTCGGCAAGACCTGGGGCGACAACACCAACAACCCCGCCCTGCGCGTGCCCGACTACACGCTCTTCGATGCTGCCATCCGTTACGATTTCGGGAAAAAATTCCCTTCGTTCAAGGGCGCCTCGGTTGCCCTCACCGCCAGCAACCTCGCCGACAAGACCTACGTCGCCACCTCCAGCGCCGGCGGCGGCGGCGTCGCCTGGTATGGCTCCGGCCGCAACGTCTCGCTCAGCTTCCGCTACGCCTGGTAAACGCCGGCTGGACCGCAGTCCGGAGCTTCAACCCGAAACGGGCGATCCCGCGACAACCGCAACCGCCACGTTCCGGGCCCGGGCTCCGGACTGCGAAATCAGCCTCAACCTGACCGCAATCCGGCCCGGCGCCGGCAACCCCGCTGTTCCTCCTCTCTCTTTTCCCGCCATGAATCCGATCCGCACCGCCATCACCGCAGCAGTCCTCCTTGCGTCGGTCAGCCTTTCCCCGGCGGCCGACTGGCAGGACTCTCCCTCCTTCGTCCGCAGCCGGCAGCTCGACCTGCCCTCCGCCATCACCGGACATACCTACCGCATCTTCGTTTCCGTCCCGGAAACCCCGCCGCCCGCCGACGGTTATCCCGTGCTCTACACGCTCGACGGCGATACGAGTTTCCCGCTCGCCGCCTTTCTCGTCCAGAGCGCCGAACCCCGCGCCGCCGCCTTCGGCATCACTCCCGGCATCGTCGTCGGCATCGGGTACACCGGAGACGAAAAAAACAAAAACGCCCGGGCCGAAGACTACACGCCGCCCGCCGCCGACCTCTCCGACACCGGGGACCTCTCCGGTGCGGTCCAAGGCGGCGCCGACCGTTTTCTCGATTTTCTCGAAAAAGACCTGAAGCCGCTCATCGCCTCGGAATTCAGAATCGACCCCGCGCGCCAGACGCTCTTCGGCCATTCCTACGGCGGCCTGTTCACCCTGCACGTTCTCTTCACCCGCCCCGCCCTTTTCCGGCACTACGTCGCCGGCAGTCCCTCCATCTGGTGGGCCAACCGCCACATCCTCTCCGAAAAGGCAGCGTTCGAAAAAAACCTGCTCCCGCCACTCAAGGCCGCCGGGGCCGTTCCCGATCTCGTCATCGGCGTCGGTTCCAGCGAGCAGACCCCCCGCCCCGACCCGCGCCTCGCCCATCGCGCGGAAATGGTCATCCGGCGCCGCCAGGTGGACAACGCCCGCGAACTCGCCGCCACCCTCTCCGCCAGCGGACTCTCCACCCGTTTTTACCTTTACGAGGACGAAGGCCACGGCGCCGCCCGTGTGCCCGCCATCAACCGCGCCGTGCAGGTTGCCTTTGCCGCCCCCGAACCCGCAGCCGCGCCAGCCGCCTCCGCAGAGTAAAAAACATGGCGCGGGCCCCGCCGTCCGTGCCACCTTGCCTGCCTCATGTCCAGACCGCCGCTCGTCATCTACACCTACGCCAAATGCAGCACCTGTCGCGACGCCACCCGGTGGCTGCGCGACCACGGCCTCGCCTTCGAGGAACGCCCCATCCGCGAAACGCCGCCTGCGCTCGCCGAACTCCGCGCCATGCTCCGCGCCCAGGGCGGCGAAATCCGCCGGCTCTTCAACACCTCCGGCATGGATTACCGCGCGCAGAATCTGGCGGCCAGACTTCCCGACCTGACCGAGGCCGAAGCCTTCGACCTGCTCCGCGGCAACGGCAACCTCGTCAAGCGTCCCTTCGTCCTCGCGTCCGACGGCACCGGCCTGGTCGGCTTCAAGCCCGACGCCTGGAAAAAGGCGCTCCTGCCTGCGGGGTAAAAAAAAGTGGCCAGGCACTCCACGGCACTGGGAGAACGTCACTACCGTTGCTACCTTCCGGTCCTGGCGGGATTCGCGCGCCTGCCCATGCATGGCACCTGGCCAACGCGGACAGTGCGGCGCGTCCGCTGCTGTTCAACCCTAATTTCGGCTCCACGGCAAACGGGGGGAGTGTAATCGGAAGTGGTGAATGCCGGATTGGCAGAAAAAGTGGCACGGGCATCATTGCCCGTGGACGGCGCGAAGCGCCGCCTTCCGGAACACGGGCTGGAAGCCCGTGCCACTTCATGGGCAAGGATGCCCATGCCACCCTCACTTCCGATGACATCCCTCCCCCTTCTGCCGATCCGTCTTGAAACTCGTCCCGGGCGTCGGCACGTTTGACCCCTTTTAGTCGAAAAACGCTACCACGCCCTGTCGTGCTTATGAACCAGAATATCCGAAATATCGCCATTATCGCCCACGTCGATCATGGCAAAACCACTCTTGTTGACCAGCTCCTCAAGCAAGCCGGCACCTTCCGTGCCAACCAGCAGGTCGCCGAACGCGCCATGGACTCCATGGACCTCGAGCGCGAGAAGGGCATCACCATCAAGGCCAAGAATACCGCCGTCCGCTGGCACGAAAAGACGATCAACATCGTGGACACCCCCGGCCACGCCGACTTTGGCGGCGAGGTCGAACGCGCCCTGCGCATGGTCGACGGCGTGCTCCTGCTCGTCGACGCCTACGACGGTCCGCAGGCCCAGACGCGCTTCGTGCTCCGCAAGGCGCTCAACCACGGCCTCAAGGTCGTGATCGTCATCAACAAGATCGACCGCGACAACGCCGACCCCGCCGGCATGTATGACAAGGTGCTCGAACTCCTCATGGAGCTCAACGCCACCGAGGAACAGTTCGACGCCCCCGTCGTTTACGGTTCCGGCCGCGACGGCTACATGAAGCGCAAGCTCACCGACGAGAACAAGGACATGACCCCGCTCTTCGACGTCATTCTCGAGCACATCCCGCCTCCCTTCGCCCGCCCCAACCAGCCCTTCCACATGCTCGTTTCCAACATCGACTGGAGCGACTACGTCGGCCGTATCGCCGTCGGAAAAATCCTCGGCGGCACCATCAGCATCGGCGACCCCGTGTGGGTCATCCGCCACTCCGACGGCAAGCGTGTGCGCGGCAAGATCAGCAAGGTTTTCGAATACACCGGCCTCAGCACCACCGAATCCGGCACCGCCTCCGCCGGCGACATCGTCGGCCTCTCCGGCTTCGAGGACATCGACATCGGCGACACCCTCGCCGCCAACGAGGACGCCAAGGCCCTGCCCTTCACCGACATCGACCCGCCCACGCTCGAGATGCAGCTCTGCGTCAACGACGGTCCGCTCGTCGGCCGCGACGGCAAGTACGTGACTTCGCGCCAGCTCCGCGACCGCCTCTACAAGGAGGTGAAAACCAATATCTCCATTTTCGTCGAGGACACCGGCTCCGCCGCCGCCTTCAACGTCAAGGCCCGCGGCGCCATGCAGATCGCGGTCCTCGTGGAGACGATGCGCCGCGAAGGCTTCGAGTTGCTCGTTTCCCGTCCCACCGTCATCGAGCGCACCGCCGAGGACGGCACCCGCCAGGAACCCTACGAAACCCTCTGGGTTGAAGTGCCGGAAGACTGCGTCGGCGCGATCATGCAAAACCTCGCCAACCGCAAGGGCCAGATCACGAACATGGAGAAGCACAACACCACGACCATGATCGAGGCCACCATCACCACGCGCGGCCTGATCGGATTCGAGGTCGATCTCGTCAACGCCACCAGCGGACACGGCATCATGTCGCACCTTTTCAAGGAGTACGGCCCCTGGGCCGGCGAGCTCACCACACGCCAGACCGGCACCCTCATTGCGACCGAAGCCGGCACCACCACCGCCTACGCCCTCGAAAGCATCCAGGAACGCGGACGCCTCTTCGTCGGAGCGGGCGAGGATGTTTATGAAGGCATGATCGTGGGCGAGAACCCGCGCCAGGAAGACATCCCGGTCAACGCGATGAAGGCGAAACAGCTCACCAACTTCCGTTCGCAGGGCGATGGCAAAGGCATCCAGCTCACTCCGGCGGTGAAAATGTCGCTCGAACGCGCCATCGAATACGTCGCCGCCGACGAATTTGTGGAGGTCACGCCGAAAAGCCTCCGCCTGCGCAAACGCATCCTCAACGGCAACGAACGCCGCAAGGCCGAACGCGCCGGGAAAAGCTGAGCGGCTTGCCGGCGCTTTTCCCCGCAGCGCCACAGAAAAACAGGCCT harbors:
- a CDS encoding TonB-denpendent receptor, which encodes MHSLIRTRIPVMITKHTRNPIFLLACLLGAPVLPVAAATAGDSDGTPSATAPADGDPASSSSPVPAGSANQATVLPGIEVTGDRPQDNALASVSGFVAGRTATATKTNTSLVEIPQSLTIVTRDEMDKRGVQRLTEAVSYVAGVQSEFQGIDSRNDTLTIRGFKASDSGGSNNVYLDGLRTLNGGQWTRAQFDTFGLERIEVLKGPSAVLFGQVSPGGLVNSVSKRPSVESHTEIGVQASSHNTVQGTLDIGGASPASDKVQFRLVGLVRDGDAEVDHTELRRTFFAPSLSWNPTEKTSITFLAQYQDDSGGSTYQFLPANGTLHSVNGRKISPSTFLGEPDWNNYDRTQYSLGYALEQILNDTFTFRQNFRYTHVETDYKAVVGGVGAVNTTTGMWPRRFMWGTGESDGFAVDTHLQANFDTGPLAHAVLAGIDYFHTDWNDVNRENRLQTGPGAVPPINIFDPVYSGVGNATNPLYLLPRSSSDVTEWQTGVYLQDQASWKNLRATLGARYDWTDNKTLNRLSGVTSEMDPGKFTWRAGLTWLFDNGLAPYASYSTSFEPVSGSTAPARGSNPFDPTEGEQYEVGLKYKPAGLNALFTASVYQLTQTNVSTPDPLYAGYQVQTGEVRIRGVELEGRVSFFKGFDAIATWTWMDSEITKDTNNKGNEMTAVPDTMASLWLDYTLPESFLEGFNVGAGVRYVGKTWGDNTNNPALRVPDYTLFDAAIRYDFGKKFPSFKGASVALTASNLADKTYVATSSAGGGGVAWYGSGRNVSLSFRYAW
- a CDS encoding alpha/beta hydrolase, producing the protein MNPIRTAITAAVLLASVSLSPAADWQDSPSFVRSRQLDLPSAITGHTYRIFVSVPETPPPADGYPVLYTLDGDTSFPLAAFLVQSAEPRAAAFGITPGIVVGIGYTGDEKNKNARAEDYTPPAADLSDTGDLSGAVQGGADRFLDFLEKDLKPLIASEFRIDPARQTLFGHSYGGLFTLHVLFTRPALFRHYVAGSPSIWWANRHILSEKAAFEKNLLPPLKAAGAVPDLVIGVGSSEQTPRPDPRLAHRAEMVIRRRQVDNARELAATLSASGLSTRFYLYEDEGHGAARVPAINRAVQVAFAAPEPAAAPAASAE
- a CDS encoding ArsC family transcriptional regulator, with protein sequence MSRPPLVIYTYAKCSTCRDATRWLRDHGLAFEERPIRETPPALAELRAMLRAQGGEIRRLFNTSGMDYRAQNLAARLPDLTEAEAFDLLRGNGNLVKRPFVLASDGTGLVGFKPDAWKKALLPAG
- a CDS encoding GTP-binding protein, coding for MNQNIRNIAIIAHVDHGKTTLVDQLLKQAGTFRANQQVAERAMDSMDLEREKGITIKAKNTAVRWHEKTINIVDTPGHADFGGEVERALRMVDGVLLLVDAYDGPQAQTRFVLRKALNHGLKVVIVINKIDRDNADPAGMYDKVLELLMELNATEEQFDAPVVYGSGRDGYMKRKLTDENKDMTPLFDVILEHIPPPFARPNQPFHMLVSNIDWSDYVGRIAVGKILGGTISIGDPVWVIRHSDGKRVRGKISKVFEYTGLSTTESGTASAGDIVGLSGFEDIDIGDTLAANEDAKALPFTDIDPPTLEMQLCVNDGPLVGRDGKYVTSRQLRDRLYKEVKTNISIFVEDTGSAAAFNVKARGAMQIAVLVETMRREGFELLVSRPTVIERTAEDGTRQEPYETLWVEVPEDCVGAIMQNLANRKGQITNMEKHNTTTMIEATITTRGLIGFEVDLVNATSGHGIMSHLFKEYGPWAGELTTRQTGTLIATEAGTTTAYALESIQERGRLFVGAGEDVYEGMIVGENPRQEDIPVNAMKAKQLTNFRSQGDGKGIQLTPAVKMSLERAIEYVAADEFVEVTPKSLRLRKRILNGNERRKAERAGKS